CCTTCGCCAAACGTGTCGCTTCGCCACGCAGTTTGGCAATTTTCAAATGGGCTTCGACGCGAGCTAACAATTCGCGGGCAGTGAATGGTTTGATCAGGTAGTCGTCCGCTCCCGACCTGAGCCCCTCCACACAACTCTCTTCGCCGGCGCGGGCCGACAACAGGATGAATGGGATGTCAGCCAACTCGCGATCCTCGCGGACCTGCTCAAGCAATTCGCCCCCTCCCAACCGCGGCATCATCACATCGCTGAGAATCAAGTCCGGGGGTTGGACTTTGATCCGTTCGAGCGCCTGCTGGCCATCGGAAACCGAGACGACTCGATAGTGCGAAGCCAACAGCCGAGAAACGTAGCTGAGCATATCGGCATTGTCGTCGGCAACCAGAATCACAGGCTTGTCCGACCGCGAAGACGGACTGGTTTCCGCAAATTCGTTCTGGTTGTTCCCGTCGTGGCTCGCGGCACTTGCGTGCGTTGCTTGATGCGGCAACCAACGCAACGCCTCGTCCACGATCGAGACCGCCAGTCTCGTTGCCGGCATGTCGCCCGGCGAATCGGCGGGAGAATCGACAACTTGATCGCTGGGCAGATGAGCTTTTCCCCGAGGCAGACGGATCGTAAAAACGCTGCCGACTCCCAACTGGCTTTCGACCTCGATGGTTCCGCCATGCATTTGGACCAAATCATGGACCAACGCCAATCCAATCCCACTTCCCTCGTGCGACCTTCCCACGGTCCCCTCTATCCGATGAAAGCGGTCGAAGATTTTGGCGAGATGTTCGGCCGGAATTCCGCTTCCGGTATCGCTCACCCGCAGGCGAACCCCATCGTCTGTTTCGTCTAACAGAATCGAAACCTTGCCTTTGAGCGTGTACTTGTGCGCGTTGGACAGGAGATTCAAAACGATCTTCTCCCACAGATCGAAATCGACAAATACGGCTTGGCGGATCCGGCGGCAATCGACATGGTATTCCAAGCCTGCGTTTTCCATGGCTGAACGGAACACGCTGGCCAGTTCGGACGTCAGTTTGGCAAGGTCCAGCGGCCGAAAGTGGGCTTCGGCGCGGCCCGCTTCTAAGCGAGAGAAATCCAACAGCGAGTTGACCAACCGCAGCAGTCGCATTCCGTTCCGATTGACGATTTCCAAATCGCGCTTAATCTGCGGCGAGATTTCCTCCGGACCGCTCCGGTTCAACATGTCGCCGACCGGACCGAGAATCAACGTCAGCGGCGTACGAAACTCATGGCTAACGTTCGAGAAAAAGGCAGTCTTGGCGCGATCCAGCTCAGCCAATGCGTCGGACCGCCGCCGCTCCTCTTCATACGCTTTTGCATTGGCGACCACGGTGACCAATTGCCCGGCCAACAGATCGAAGAAGCCGCGATAGCGGTCCTCGAACGGTAGACGCGGACTGATTCCCGCCACCAAGAAACCGTCCATTTGATGCTGCCCGGGGCGAGCCAAGGGCAACACGACGGCACCCGTCGGCGGCTCGGGCCAGATTCCCACATTCAGTTCATGCAATCGATCCGGTAGCGCGTCGACATGCACCGGCGTCCCGCTGTCGCTCACGTTTGCCAACGGCCATGGCGTCGGATTGTTCGTCAAATCAATCGACGCAGGCGCAATGATCTCATCGGGCGGCAAGCCCGCCGTCCCGTGTAGGTGCGCAAATCTCTGGTCGCTATCGAGCAGATAGATCAACGAGAAGGGCAAGTCGCGAAGATTGTTGCCGAGGATTTCAGCAGCCCGCTCGCAGGCGTCCGCGGCGTTGCGCAGGGTGTCCGTCGTACCGGCAGCCAATTCCCGGAGCGTCTTCAACCGCCGCTCGCCAATCGTGCGCTGAGTGTCCTCGGTCACAACGCATAACATTCCGTCGACCGTGCCATCATCGCCCGGCAAGGGGCTGTAGGAAAACGTATGGTAGGTCTCTTCGGGAAAACCGCTCCGTTGAAGGAACAACAACAAGCCTTCGTCCCAGGTCGCTTCCCCCGTGCGCAACACTTTCTCAGCCCGCGGCCCAACGTCGTCCCAAATCTCCGACCAAACATCGCGTGCCGGCTTCCCAAACGCCGCGGGATGTTTCGGCCCCAAAGTCATTTGCGCATAGGCGTCGTTATAGAAAAAAGTGAAATCGGGGCCCCAGCCAAGCCACATTGCGTAACGCGAACCAAGCATGATCTGGACGGCGGTCTTGAGGGCAGCAGGCCAACGTTCGATCGGCCCGACTGGGGTCTGTGACCAATCGAAGTCCCGCGTCCGCCTAGCCATCTCACAATCGCTGAAAGGAAAGTGTGTCGATTGGCTAGTTGTTGATGTTTTATGCTCGCCCATAAAGTGTCGCGTTAAGGGTAAAGAGTTCCAGTGATTTCCCAAGCATTCAGTTGCCCTGAGCGAGGTCGGCTGCTTTTTTAGACAAGCCCACTGACCCTCGTGTGATCAAACATCTGCCCACTGAGCCGCATGTCTGAGCTTCGCAGAAACAATATACAGCTCCCCGCAGAATTGCACAGCGATCCCCAGCCAGACGTGCAACAACGGCAGGCCGGATTCGGCTGAGCAGCTCGCCGAACAAGCAACCAAGCTGAATGAGATTCATCCGCCCAGGCAATTCGGTTGCCGAGTTGTTTTTGTTTGATCGAAGATCGTTCCGAACGTTGCTGGGCCATCCAGTCCTTGCGCCGAAATCATCGAGAGAGAAGATCATCGACTTGGCTAATGCAATCTTCATCTGCCGGCCCAGATGCGGATACTCCGAGGAAGCGACCCCGGCGCCGTTGGAACACACATATGATGCGGGGTGGCCGTCCCCTTCAACGACACGTTGGCCGATGCAGAATCGATCGCTAAGCCAATCGCTTCACTTCCAGATGTTCTGGCGTTTGGATCGCAGACTCGACCTTGGCGACGATTGCCTGTTGCAACTTTTGAACAAGAGCCAGTTCAACCGCCGGATACTCATGATTTCTGGCGCGCGGTTTGCAACCAACACAGGATCGCAAACAAGTCAGCTATCCCACCCCAAGGTACCGTTACAGGAGTTCCTATCTATGTCCGTACAAACCACTGAACGCGTTAAGCTGGTCGATCCTCGCGATGCTCATGCGAAGCCCCCATTTAAAAATCAGTCGCCGATCGAGATGCCCGGGCATACAGCCCAGATGGATCCGGTTCCCGATCACGGCGAGCAGTCGTATCGGGGATCTGGAAAGCTCAACGGCCTGTCCGCTCTGGTGACCGGTGGCGACAGTGGAATCGGCCGTGCGATCGCACTTTGTTATGCTCGCGAAGGGGCGAATGTGGCGATCAACTATTTGTCCGAAAGCGACGACGCCCAGCAAACCGCTGAGTTGGTGAAGGAAGCCGGTGCGAACGCCGTGGTCCTCCCGGGCGACTTGCGCGACGAGTCGTTCTGCGAGCGGTTGGTCGATGATGCGTTCGACCAACTCGGTGCGATTGACATCCTGGTCAACAACGCCGCCTACCAACAAACGCGAGAAGAAATTGACGACTGGTCGACCGAAACGTTCGATCGGATTTTCAAAACGAATGTCTATGCAACCTTTTGGCTGTGTCGCGCCGCAATGAAACGGCTCCCGCCCGGAGGAAGCATCATCAACACCGCCTCGATCCAGGGCTATGATCCCTCAGCCTACTTGCTGCCCTATTCGGCGACAAAATCAGCGTTGTTGGGGATGACCAAGGGCCTGGCAAAGTTGGGAAGCAAGCATGGGGTCCGCGTCAATGCGGTCGCTCCTGGACCGGTCTGGACCCCGCTGATCCCCGGCACCATGCCGCAGGACCACCTGCAGAACTTCGGTGCCGACACGTTGTTCCAACGACCAGCTCAGCCGATCGAACTTGCGCCGCTTTATGTTTGGCTAGCGAGCCCCGATGCCAGCTATGTCACCGCGGAAGTCTTCGGATGTACCGGCGGCAAGACACCTGTCTGATCGTCTCGTGCGAAAGCAATGCCGCCGTGCAACCCGATGGTCTGAGCGGTTTCCGACCAGCCTGTGGTCGGTACCGCAACAGTCTCGGCCGCACCGAGGCACGGCTGCCGTCAAATCGGGAGAAATCCACGTTCGCTGCAAAAGTCGTGGCGACAACCAACTCTGCGGTGCCTAGGACGGGGCAGCTGCCGCGAAAAACCGCAAGTACCATTTGGCACGCGTGTTGCCGATAGTCTTCGCCGATGCTACCTCCGACCGGAACAACACGGGATCATGAACTTTCTAAAACAGACCTTCGCCGACTTCTCCAAAGACCGCTGCACAACGCTCGCCGCGTCGCTCGCCTACTACACCGCATTTGCGCTTCCTCCGCTGTTGTACCTGCTGCTCACGATCCTAACGTTCAGCCTGTCGGTGATGTACGACAGCGAAGCCGCCGAGCAGAAAGCTCAGGGGCTTTTGGAGAGTCAGGCCGCTCAGATGATCGGCAATCAAGCGGCGTCCGAAGAGATCGGTACCATTCTGGAACGGAATCAAGACGCTGGCGGCACATGGTGGAAGACGTTGCTCAGCTTCGCCGGGATCGTCATCGGTGCGACTGGGGTCGTGGCATCGTTGCAAGCTGCGTTGAACCAAGTCTGGCAGGTGAAACCCGATCCAGACCAGGCGAATTGGACCGACTTGATTCGAAAGCGGGTGCTCTCCTTCGGGATGATTCTGGGACTTGGATTTCTGTTGCTCGTTTCGCTTGTCGTTTCGTCGTTGCTGCAAGGATTCAGCGACCTCGTTGGCGTGTCGGGAATGCTTGGCGAAGCGACGAATTTTGCCGTTCAAGCGATGGTGGTTTGGGTCATGTTCGCAGCGATTTTCAAGTACATGCCCGATGCGGTCGTCCGCTGGAAAGATGTTGCTGTCGGCGCTGCGATCACCACCATCCTCTTTTTACTGGGACGGTTTGCGATGCAGGTCTATTTCAGCTACAGCGAACCGGGAGCCCAGTTGGGTGCCGCTGCCGCCTCGTTCGCCGTCATCCTTGTATGGGTCTATTACACCGCGATGATCGTGCTGTTGGGAGCCGAAGCGACGCAGACTTACGCATCACTGTACGGCAGTGGTATCAAGCCAGAAAAGGATGCGGTTCGTGTCGTCGAAACGGTTCAGCGGCGCAATGCGTATTAACATCGACCGCGGCGATCATCGCTCCGTCATACCGACCGCTTGCGTTTTGTAGAGCGGCGAAGTGGAGCGGTAGCAAAGAGACAAGCCGATGGGATATCGAATCGAACGCAACGAAACGATCAACGACGGCGTCCGGCGAATCGCCACCGAACAGATCGAAAAAGCGATCGGCGAACTGGGTGACAATCGTCTCGATCCTCCCACCCAAGTCCATCAAGTGCGGAAGCGATGCAAGAAATTGCGTGGATTGCTGCGATTGCTTCGCCCCGGTTTTGAAGCAACCTATGACAAGCGAAACCGGTGGTGCCGCGATACCGCGCGTTTGCTGTCGGGAGCCCGCGATGCAAAGGTTCTTCTCGATACCTATGACGATTTGATGGAACACTATAACGATCCGGTCGATCGCCACGCGTTTGGTTCGATCCGTCGGCGGCTTACGTGAAACCGCAAGCATTACCTAGCCGACGCGATCGATATGGACGACGCCTGCGAGACCGTCTTGGAGCGGTTGCGGGAAGCGAGAGAACATGTCGATCGCTGGTCGATCGAAGAGGAAGGGATCGAACCACTCATCGCTGGCGTCAAGAAGACCTACAAACGCGGATACCATGCGATGGAGCAGGCGGCTGGCGGGTCCGACGGCGTGCGATTTCATGAGTGGCGCAATCGGGTGAAGTACCACGGGTATCACTGCCGTTTGCTGGTGAACGTCCGGCCCGTCGTGATGAATGCTCGAATCAAGGAGGTGTCGCGGCTTGGCGATTCGCATGCCAGTGTTTCATCTTGCGTTCTGAGCGACAGGCCGGCGGAGTTGTATAAACAGCTCACCTCTCTCCTTAGATCCGGCACAGATTTTGCTCCGTCTTTTCTCCTCGTGAACCCGCAAAACATTCTCTTTTGGAGCAGGCGAATCTATGTACCAAGTTGGACAACCGGTCGTCTATCGGATAAGTAAACAAAGCACAAAACCGGGCACACGCGCGATCCAAGTTCGGCCCTCACCACGTGGTGACCACTACAGCTATTGTGTCGACAAATTCTGGCGTGTCGAGAAGATCCTGCCTGGTGGGGCTGTCTGCGTGCGAACGCGACGCGGCAAACGGCACGTACTCGATGGCGATGATTGCAATTTACGGCCAGCCCGCTGGTGGGAACGGGTCCTGCTGCGCCGCCCCTTTCCTACGACGGGGAATCAGGACAAATCTTTGGCGGAGCTTTCGTACTGAGAACGAAAGATCCCAACGCACAGTGCGTAGCGGGAGCTCATTGCAAACAGGCACGTTCTCATCTTCCAGCATCGAACCAGGGAACTTCCGCCATCGAAATTCAGACATGTGATCAAACCTTGGATAACCAACAATGAAACGACAAAACGAAAATTGCCGGACCGGACTACTGAGTTGCATCATCGCATTTCTTCCCGCGGCCTGTCCGTTAGCTCACGGACAAACCTCCCCCGCTCAACCCCGCGCGAACGCTGAAGATCAGAAATCCCAGTCGCTTCCCGACCAAACCTATATGCCCGTTGTGATCGACAAGGATTTTGCTTCGACACGGGAATCCGACCAACAAAAAAAGCCTGCATTCATGCAGCGCCAAGCCAACTTGCTGCAGTCGCGGTACGATCTCGGCGACGCGCCATCGAATGTCTCGATGTCGGGAGGAAGGAAAAAGGTTCAACAGGGTGTGCGAGTGAAACTCGGTGACGGCGTCTCGTGGCAACAGCTCGCCGACATGTCTCCCGCCGAAATCAAACGTCGGAACCTCTTCCCAATGGGCTTTCGGCCGCTGCCGCATGCGCATCACGTCACTGGCGGGCAGGTCTTTCCGGACGACCAAATCAAAACGATTCTCGACGCCGAAAGCCGTAACCTGGAACGCTTTGACGTCGAATTCGACCTGCCGACACATCTGACGCCCGAGTTCCCAGCACCGATATTTCTTTCAACGCGCCCCGACCTTGGCGACGTATCGCAGGGAAAGGTGCTGACGATCAAGAACTACTACATGCTGCTCAAGGGCAAGGTCACGCCGGTCCAAATGGAAGGTATGCGGTTGCTGCTAACGCCGTTCCCCCAGCAGCAGTTCAACCAGACCGAGGACCGCAAGGCGGACGAACCAAGCTTGGGCGTCAGCTGCCTCGACTGTCACACCAACGGTCACACCAACGCTGCGTTTCATCTCAATCCCGATACGCGACCGCAAGCTGCCCGGTTTCGGCTCGATACGGTCAGCTTGCGGGGCATGTTCAACCAACAGATTCACGGCTCGAAACGTTCGCTCCGCAGCGTTGAAGATTTTACTCAATTCGAACAACGGACCGCGTATTTTGACGGCGATCACGTGATCGCGGCGAAGAAAGGACTCCATCTGCCCGACCGTTCCGACGCCGTCGCAATGATGTCTCAGATGCAAAACATGTTCGACTTTCCCCCAGCTCCGAAGCTCGATGAATTTGGCAAGCTGATTCCCGAGAAAGCCACGCGGCTGGAGATGAAAGGTCAAGAAATCTTCTTCGGCAAGGGGCGGTGCGACGAGTGTCATAAACCACCCTTTTACCTGGACCACCAAATGCATGATCTGCATTTAGAACGATTCTACGCCCCCGAGAAGATCAGTGATCAGTTCAACATCGCCGACGGTCCTATCAAAACGTTCACACTGCGCGGCATCAAGGACTCTCCACCCTATCACCACGACGGCCGACTTTTGACACTGGCTGACACGGTCGAGTTCTTCAATCTCGTGCTGCAGTTGGATTTAACGACCGAAGAGAAACATGCGCTGACAGCGTTCATGTTGTGCTTGTGAGTCTGTGAAGCTCAGGCGATCCATGCGGCAACGCACTCAATTCCGCAGCGCGATCCCGTACAGGCCAACAAGCGATTCAGATCGTCGATCGCATCCGACTTCGGTTGTGATCTTCACCGCCTCCAGCGTGACTCCGCACACGCGTTTAATGATTTCCACCGACTGGCGGAGAAGTCGGTAGACTCCCGAAGGAAGTAATAGCAATGAATCGAGAATGTATTGAAGCATGCCAAAAGTGTGCGACCGAATGCGAACAATGTCTCGACGCGATGATCGACATCGACAGCAATAACGATTGCCCGCGTTGCTGCCGAGAGTGCATCGACGTCTGTCTGTTGTGCGCTCAGGCGATGGCACGCGACAGCCGTTTTGCCGACGCAATCTGCCGACTGTGTGCGGATGTGTGCCAGTGGTGCGCCGAGCAATGCGGAGCCCACCAGCACGATCACTGCCAACGCTGTGCCGAGTCTTGTCGCAAGTGCGTGGAATCTTGCCGCGCGATGGCAGCCTGAAACGTAGTGGCAGCAGCTTCTCCGGTCGCGTGGCCCGACTCCGGCGAGTGCCAAGTCGGATGTATCCAACGACAGCGGTTCTCCGACGAATCGATCCACAATCTTCCACGCGCTGATTGTGGTTCGATCCTCCAAACCGCTCGGCACACGCCCGAACACATGGACCGTTGGCTTGCCGAGGCGTCAGGCTCGATTACGCCGCGTCTCGACCCGATTGGCGAGCGCAGACAGCTTGCTCTGGCACAGCTTGACTCCATCGAACCAAACCGCCGTGCCCATCGGATCTGCGGTGGCATTGTTTAGGATGGTTGGCCGCCAGCGGTCGCCGCTTGGGGACAAGCCGCTACTGATGGATCCGCCGCTGCCCTATATCTACGGTCAGAAAGAGAGTCTCGCGCCGCCGGCGTGGCTCAAACAAGCTGTCGATGCGGTCCGCGCCAAACAGCCGCAGCAATGGGCTCCGGGAGAAACGCCCTGGCCGCAAGCTCCCGTCGGCGCCAACGCAGCCAAGCAATAGGGCGGCGCGGCTACAACTGAACCCAACCCGGCCGCTGGGGCTTTTGCACATTCAAGTGATGGCCGCGGATCACGTGCGGCACCCACAGCGATTGCTGAATCAGATCGATCAGCGTGTTGGGGTCCAGCGGCTTGAACAGGCAGCGAGCCGGCGAGATCGGGTCGAGCCGCGTCTCCAGCCCGGCCCAACAGCTTTCGGCGATCAGGATCACTGGCACGTCGGCCAACGATTCGGGGTGCAGCTCACGAAGCGCGTGAATTTGATCGATCGCTGCGGCTGCATCATCGGCGACATCCCACACGATCATATCGATCGGCCGTTGCTCGACCGCCTTGCAAGCCGCTTTGGCGTTGCGAGCGCAATAACATTCGTAACCTTGCGAATCGATCACCGCCGCAAGCGCCGTCAGGCTTACGGGGCGGGGGTCGACGACCAACAGGGTCGCGCCGCTGCGGTGCCGGTGGGTAATGTGAGACATGGCTTCGTTCCTCGTCATTTCAAAGACCGGGCGAACCACGTTGGCAACGGCAGGGGCATCCCGACGCTTGCCTTCGCGGGCCCATCTGGAACAAAATCGGCACTAAAATCGATCCGCTTGTAATCCGATTGGGTAATTCTTGACGATTTGTCAGGTGATCGCGCCGTTTGGTGCGGTTGCAGCAAATAACCGCAAGTCTACAATCGCCCCAGCGAGCCGATCGACTGCGGACGACCTGGGGCTGCGGATTCCGCCCCCCACCGGTGTCAAAAGTCTGCAGCCGCCCTCGTTTTCTTCCCTCTTTCCGTTAACGCTTGATTCCACGATGAATAATTCTCCCGACGACGCTCTGAACGACGATGGCGATCACCAACGCGCGCGACGCGAAAAACTGGCGAAACTGAACGCCGCCGGAGTCGATCCGTGGGGCCAGCGATTCGACGACCGGTCGATGATCCAAGAGGTGCGGCAACGGGCCGAAGAGGTCAAATTCAAGCTGGAAGATGGGACGCTGGTCGAACTGCCCGATTTCGATCAACCCGACCTTGAATACCGTCAATGGAAATCGGACCAGGGACCGGGTGCGGAGATCGGCCCCAAGGTTCGCGTCGCCGGACGGATCATCCTGATGCGACCGACCGGTAAGCTGGTCTTCTTGAACCTCCGCGACATGACCGGCGATATCCAGATCTTCATCGGAAAGAACCAGGTCGGCGAAGAGAACTTTGCGCTCTCCAAACTGTTCGATCTCGGCGATCTGGTTGGCGTCGACGGACGGTTAGGACGAACCAACACCGGCGAACTGACTGTCTTTGCCGAACGCTTGCACTTCCATTGCAAGATGCTCGAGCCACCACCCGAGAAACATGCCGGTCTGGCCGACGTGGAACTGCGTCAGCGGATGCGTTACCTCGATTTGGTTTACACCGATGGAGTCCGCGACACGTTCTTGAACCGCACGCGAATCGTCAAAAGCATTCGCGAGACGTTGGACCAAGAGAGCTTCTGGGAAGTCGAAGGGCCGACGCTGCACACGATCGCCGGTGGCGCCGCGGCTCGCCCCTTCACGACGCACCACAATGCGTTGGACATGGACCTGACGATGCGGATCGCGTTGGAATTGCATCTGAAGCGTCTGCTTGTCGGCGGCATCGAACGCGTCTACGAACTGGGCCGTGTCTACCGGAACGAAGGAATCAGCCCACGGCACAATCCCGAGTTCACGATGCTCGAGTGCTACCAAGCGTACGGCGATTACGAATCGATGATGGACCTGACCGAAAAGCTAGTCGTCAACGCGATCGACGCGATCGGCGGCGGTTACAAACGCAAATTCGGCGACGTCGAAATCGATTTCACTCCGCCGTTTGCACGCCATAAATACGACGACCTGGTCGCCCAGCATACGGGGATCGATCCTCACGACGCCGATCAATTGACGGCTTATGCGAAAAGCGTCGGCCTCGATCCAACCGGCAAACATCCCGACGTGATCAAAAACGAGATCTTCGAAGAGAAGGTCGAAGACACGCTTGTCGGTCCCGTTTTTGTGATCGATTACCCGGCGAGCATCTGCCCGCTGACCAAACGCAAAACCGACAATCCCGCGATCGCCGAACGCTTTGAAATGTTCATCTGCGGGATGGAACTAGCAAACGCCTATACCGAACTGAACGATCCCGACCTTCAGGAAGAACTGTTCAAAACCCAGTTGGACGGTCAAGAGGAAGAGGATTCGATGGCCAAGATGGACAACGATTTCATCAAGGCTCTTCGGCATGGAATGCCTCCTGCGGGGGGCCTGGGCGTCGGGATCGATCGCCTGGTGATGCTGCTGACGAATTCGAAGAGCATCCGCGACGTGATCTTATTCCCACTGTTGCGGCACATCGACTGATCGCTCGGCATGTCGTTTGCACGCTTAAACTCCTGATTCTTTTTTGTGTCAGGAGGTGTTTGATGAACGACGTATTTGTAACTCGAGAGTGGAACGATCTCTGCCAACGCGTAGCCCGGTCTGCGAGTCGACTGGGACGGCGGTTCGATCGAAGCGACCATTTTGGTCAAGAAGCTCGGGATTTCAGTGCCCTTGCCCCGCCAGAGAGCTACCCGGAACTGCTCGTTCGGGTTCGGGAAGCGGCCGAGCTCGCCAAGACCTGGCAGGCGCCGCTGCCATCATGTGGGCGATTGAGCGAAAACTCGATCGATGAGGCGTTGGACGAGTCGTTTCCAGCAAGCGATCCCCCCGCCTGGACCGCTTCGATGGTCTAGGGGCTTCGACAACGGCGACTCCGTCGGACGACTGGAAATCGCCCCCGCTAGCGATTAACCTACAGCTTACCCGAACGCCCGTGGTCACACCGCTACGGGCGATCGCCCACCCCGTACAACCATGCTTCGGTTGTATCAATGATCGTCTACGGAAACCGACATCTCTGCCTTCCTCAAAACCCACGACAATATCTGATGGTTAACACTCGAATCTCTGGCTGGCTTGCGATCACTTGCTTGATGCTTGGTACAACATTCGCCGACGACAAGACCGCCGATCCGGCGAAGCCCGCACCGGCGGCAGAAGCAAAACCTGAGGCGAAAAAGCCGGAAGAAAAGAAAGACGCAAAGCCCGAGGCGAAGCCTGAGGCGAAGAAAGAGGCGAAGCCCGAGCCCAAGAAGGAAGATAAACCGGCACCCAAGAAGGAAGCAAAGCCCGAGCCGAAAAAAGAAGCCAAGCCAGCGGCAAAGCCCAAGGAAATGAAGGCTGAAGCGAAGCCGGAAGAGAAGAAACCGGAAGCCAAGCCAGCGCCGACCTTCCCCGACAAGGCGCTCGAAGCGGCGGTGCGAGCCGAGGTGTTTGCCAAGCGATACAACAACGAACCGATCACCGCTGAGGACGTGAAAAACATCTCGCGCGTTGTCGGCAAGGGAAAAGGAATCAAGAGCCTCGAAGGCCTTCAACACTGCAAAGCGATCATGCTGATCGATTTGGAGGACAACGAGATCACCGACCTCGGGCCGATCAAAGACCTCACCCGCCTGCAATCGGTCACGCTGGCAGGGAACAAGATCAGCGATATCAAACCGCTGGCCGGACTTACCAAAATGCAACTGTTGGATCTGTCGCGGAACCAGGTCAGCGACCTAGCACCACTGAAGGCGATGTCGAATCTGCGGACCTTGTACGTGGCCGATAACAAGCTAGCCACGCTGGCACCGATCGCCGAACTGACCAAAATTTGGTCGCTCGACGCCGCGGGGAATCAGATCAGCGACCTCAGCCCGCTGGCGAACCTCGGTTGGCTGACGACGCTGGACATCCAACGCAACGGAGTTTCCGATCTCAGCCCGCTGAAGTCGTTGAGCGATCTCGACTTCATGCTGCTGCAGGACAACAAGATTGCCGACCTCAGCGTGTTGGTCGAGATGTGCAAAAAAGACTTCGAAGGGTCGAAGCGATTCGCTCCCTTCCTGAAGCTGTACGTGAAAGGGAATCCGCTTTCGGACGACGCGAAGAAGCAACAGCTGGCCAAGCTGAAAGAGTTTGGAACACGCGTCCACGCCGAATAATCGCGGCTGTACAAATTCGAGCGTGCGGGCCGATTGTGCCCGCCTGCTCGAACAGTTCTCTGCAGGCCGCTGGCCTCTATTTTCCCGCTCGCTTCCGCAACAGCGGGGCCAGATATTTGGCCGTCTCATCGGCGATCACGTTGTACCCGGCGAGGTTCGGGTGCCGATCT
Above is a genomic segment from Rosistilla ulvae containing:
- a CDS encoding SDR family oxidoreductase, with amino-acid sequence MSVQTTERVKLVDPRDAHAKPPFKNQSPIEMPGHTAQMDPVPDHGEQSYRGSGKLNGLSALVTGGDSGIGRAIALCYAREGANVAINYLSESDDAQQTAELVKEAGANAVVLPGDLRDESFCERLVDDAFDQLGAIDILVNNAAYQQTREEIDDWSTETFDRIFKTNVYATFWLCRAAMKRLPPGGSIINTASIQGYDPSAYLLPYSATKSALLGMTKGLAKLGSKHGVRVNAVAPGPVWTPLIPGTMPQDHLQNFGADTLFQRPAQPIELAPLYVWLASPDASYVTAEVFGCTGGKTPV
- a CDS encoding YihY/virulence factor BrkB family protein; the protein is MNFLKQTFADFSKDRCTTLAASLAYYTAFALPPLLYLLLTILTFSLSVMYDSEAAEQKAQGLLESQAAQMIGNQAASEEIGTILERNQDAGGTWWKTLLSFAGIVIGATGVVASLQAALNQVWQVKPDPDQANWTDLIRKRVLSFGMILGLGFLLLVSLVVSSLLQGFSDLVGVSGMLGEATNFAVQAMVVWVMFAAIFKYMPDAVVRWKDVAVGAAITTILFLLGRFAMQVYFSYSEPGAQLGAAAASFAVILVWVYYTAMIVLLGAEATQTYASLYGSGIKPEKDAVRVVETVQRRNAY
- a CDS encoding CHAD domain-containing protein: MGYRIERNETINDGVRRIATEQIEKAIGELGDNRLDPPTQVHQVRKRCKKLRGLLRLLRPGFEATYDKRNRWCRDTARLLSGARDAKVLLDTYDDLMEHYNDPVDRHAFGSIRRRLT
- a CDS encoding cytochrome B6, whose translation is MKRQNENCRTGLLSCIIAFLPAACPLAHGQTSPAQPRANAEDQKSQSLPDQTYMPVVIDKDFASTRESDQQKKPAFMQRQANLLQSRYDLGDAPSNVSMSGGRKKVQQGVRVKLGDGVSWQQLADMSPAEIKRRNLFPMGFRPLPHAHHVTGGQVFPDDQIKTILDAESRNLERFDVEFDLPTHLTPEFPAPIFLSTRPDLGDVSQGKVLTIKNYYMLLKGKVTPVQMEGMRLLLTPFPQQQFNQTEDRKADEPSLGVSCLDCHTNGHTNAAFHLNPDTRPQAARFRLDTVSLRGMFNQQIHGSKRSLRSVEDFTQFEQRTAYFDGDHVIAAKKGLHLPDRSDAVAMMSQMQNMFDFPPAPKLDEFGKLIPEKATRLEMKGQEIFFGKGRCDECHKPPFYLDHQMHDLHLERFYAPEKISDQFNIADGPIKTFTLRGIKDSPPYHHDGRLLTLADTVEFFNLVLQLDLTTEEKHALTAFMLCL
- a CDS encoding four-helix bundle copper-binding protein; this translates as MNRECIEACQKCATECEQCLDAMIDIDSNNDCPRCCRECIDVCLLCAQAMARDSRFADAICRLCADVCQWCAEQCGAHQHDHCQRCAESCRKCVESCRAMAA
- a CDS encoding response regulator; the protein is MSHITHRHRSGATLLVVDPRPVSLTALAAVIDSQGYECYCARNAKAACKAVEQRPIDMIVWDVADDAAAAIDQIHALRELHPESLADVPVILIAESCWAGLETRLDPISPARCLFKPLDPNTLIDLIQQSLWVPHVIRGHHLNVQKPQRPGWVQL
- the lysS gene encoding lysine--tRNA ligase — protein: MNNSPDDALNDDGDHQRARREKLAKLNAAGVDPWGQRFDDRSMIQEVRQRAEEVKFKLEDGTLVELPDFDQPDLEYRQWKSDQGPGAEIGPKVRVAGRIILMRPTGKLVFLNLRDMTGDIQIFIGKNQVGEENFALSKLFDLGDLVGVDGRLGRTNTGELTVFAERLHFHCKMLEPPPEKHAGLADVELRQRMRYLDLVYTDGVRDTFLNRTRIVKSIRETLDQESFWEVEGPTLHTIAGGAAARPFTTHHNALDMDLTMRIALELHLKRLLVGGIERVYELGRVYRNEGISPRHNPEFTMLECYQAYGDYESMMDLTEKLVVNAIDAIGGGYKRKFGDVEIDFTPPFARHKYDDLVAQHTGIDPHDADQLTAYAKSVGLDPTGKHPDVIKNEIFEEKVEDTLVGPVFVIDYPASICPLTKRKTDNPAIAERFEMFICGMELANAYTELNDPDLQEELFKTQLDGQEEEDSMAKMDNDFIKALRHGMPPAGGLGVGIDRLVMLLTNSKSIRDVILFPLLRHID
- a CDS encoding leucine-rich repeat domain-containing protein; this encodes MLGTTFADDKTADPAKPAPAAEAKPEAKKPEEKKDAKPEAKPEAKKEAKPEPKKEDKPAPKKEAKPEPKKEAKPAAKPKEMKAEAKPEEKKPEAKPAPTFPDKALEAAVRAEVFAKRYNNEPITAEDVKNISRVVGKGKGIKSLEGLQHCKAIMLIDLEDNEITDLGPIKDLTRLQSVTLAGNKISDIKPLAGLTKMQLLDLSRNQVSDLAPLKAMSNLRTLYVADNKLATLAPIAELTKIWSLDAAGNQISDLSPLANLGWLTTLDIQRNGVSDLSPLKSLSDLDFMLLQDNKIADLSVLVEMCKKDFEGSKRFAPFLKLYVKGNPLSDDAKKQQLAKLKEFGTRVHAE